In the Ipomoea triloba cultivar NCNSP0323 chromosome 6, ASM357664v1 genome, one interval contains:
- the LOC116022465 gene encoding uncharacterized protein LOC116022465, which yields MTNSIGKPEIIWETIWEHLSEDADYHLRKTLQKPDLVLNNSDKRNFALMEIENILSTMGKSLSDFAPMPTPNIDMYTVATNRLIQEELAYDCDSMKFEDQLLVKQLTKEQREIYDEIIDDIENNSGGLFFVYGYGGTGKTFLWNALSSGLRSKGEIVLNVALSGIASLLLPGGRTAHSRFAIPISIHEDSTCNISQGTPLAELIIHCKLIIWDEAPMMHKHCFEALDRTMRDLLRYKNPNSLDTTFGGKTVVLGGDFRQILPVIPNGTRQDIVAASINSSYLWRSCKVFRLTQNLRLRQIQSDIEVQQVEDFANWIAQIGDGVLGNSRDGDFEITIPNQFLLKTNGNPIATIVESTFPRFRSGDNDITDLQHSAILAPTPDVVDSINQFMNDHNSGEGKTYLSCDSVCKSNSNRDMLSDLHTPEFLNALRCSGVPNHSLTLKVGSPVMLLRNIDHSLGLCNGTRLILTRLAEHVLEGQIMCGTNAGTKVLIPRMSLTPSDIRFQGQTLINVGLLLKKPVFNHGQMYVAVSRVSSPRGLKILVTGENVPFQNTTTNVVYKEIFNNV from the exons ATGACTAACTCAATTGGAAAACCAGAGATTATTTGGGAAACAATTTGGGAACATTTGTCTGAAGATGCCGATTATCATCTAAGAAAGACTTTGCAAAAACCAG ATTTGGTGCTTAACAATAGCGACAAAAGAAATTTTGCCTTAATGGAGATTGAGAATATCTTATCTACTATGGGTAAGAGTTTGAGTGACTTTGCTCCTATGCCAACACCAAATATTGACATGTACACCGTGGCAACAAATCGGTTGATACAAGAGGAATTGGCATATGATTGCGATAGTATGAAGTTTGAGGACCAGCTGCTGGTTAAACAGCTAACTAAAGAGCAAAGGGAGATATATGATGAGATTATTGATGATATCGAGAACAATAGTGGAGGGTTgttctttgtgtatggttatGGTGGAACTGGTAAGACTTTTTTGTGGAATGCATTGTCTTCTGGTTTAAGGTCTAAGGGTGAGATTGTTTTAAATGTTGCTTTAAGCGGTATAGCATCTCTTTTATTACCAGGTGGACGAACTGCGCATTCGAGGTTTGCAATACCTATTTCTATTCATGAAGATTCAACTTGCAACATAAGTCAAGGTACTCCTTTAGCAGAGTTAATTATTCATTGCAAATTGAtcatatgggatgaagcacctatgatgcacaaacattgttttgaagCTTTAGATAGAACTATGAGAGATTTGTTAAGGTACAAGAATCCAAATAGTTTAGATACGACCTTTGGTGGGAAAACTGTTGTTTTGGGGGGAGATTTCAGGCAAATATTACCAGTAATACCTAACGGAACAAGGCAAGACATTGTTGCTGCAAGTATAAATTCTTCATATCTCTGGAGATCATGTAAAGTGTTTAGGCTAACTCAAAACCTACGGCTAAGACAAATACAGTCAGATATTGAAGTTCAACAGGTGGAAGACTTTGCAAATTGGATAGCTCAAATTGGTGATGGAGTTCTTGGTAATTCCAGAGATGGAGACTTTGAAATCACCATTCCAAATCAGTTTTTACTTAAAACTAATGGTAACCCAATTGCTACCATTGTTGAAAGTACTTTCCCTAGATTTCGAAGTGGTGACAATGATATTACAGATCTACAGCATAGTGCTATTTTGGCTCCAACTCCTGACGTCGTGGATAGCATCAATCAGTTCATGAATGATCATAATTCGGGTGAAGGTAAGACTTATCTAAGCTGTGATTCTGTATGCAAGTCAAACTCCAACAGAGATATGTTATCAGATTTGCACACTCCTGAGTTTTTAAATGCTTTGCGTTGTTCTGGAGTACCAAATCATTCTCTTACTTTAAAAGTTGGATCACCAGTTATGCTATTGAGAAATATTGACCACAGTTTAGGATTGTGTAATGGTACGAGACTTATTCTTACAAGGTTGGCGGAACATGTGTTGGAAGGTCAGATCATGTGTGGAACGAATGCAGGAACAAAGGTTTTAATTCCCAGAATGTCGTTAACACCTTCAGATATCAGATT TCAAGGACAAACACTTATAAACGTGGGTTTGTTATTGAAGAAGCCTGTGTTCAACCATGGTCAAATGTACGTGGCGGTCTCCAGAGTAAGCAGTCCAAGGGGATTAAAAATTTTGGTTACTGGTGAAAATGTACCATTCCAAAATACAACTACAAATGTTGTgtataaagaaatttttaataatgtctAA